A window from Schistosoma haematobium chromosome 1, whole genome shotgun sequence encodes these proteins:
- the SECISBP2L gene encoding Selenocysteine insertion sequence-binding protein 2-like, variant 2 (EggNog:ENOG410V8R7~COG:S): MWRTSGDERSKKSDYATPIKAPHKYEKSHVKKPHLSGNRCSGAPLQTPSSSHSFPDIDDVSLTILSRNNKHLKQIDRTKVSNTVPKTLKESNKSTQVIRAKTPTRELSHISITNKCMTSGNAGNRKSKKVSNCNLKVPRSSLNSMKFNSPFVRGLEEFIITDDESKVTTPLRRQKALSEKHIERIGKPHEVIRTKRHTPLKRSILNERAIRKSQRSHSLPAPVGITFDSTESSSVTKITEVTDVFNSFSFVVPYS; encoded by the coding sequence ATGTGGAGAACGTCAGGCGACGAAAGGTCGAAAAAGTCGGATTATGCAACACCTATTAAAGCTCCACACAAATACGAAAAGAGTCATGTTAAGAAACCTCATTTATCAGGGAACCGGTGTAGTGGTGCTCCACTTCAGACACCATCGTCGTCTCACTCCTTTCCTGATATAGATGATGTCTCACTTACAATACTATCTCGTAATAATAAACACTTAAAACAGATTGACAGGACAAAAGTCAGTAATACCGTTCCCAAAACATTGAAAGAAAGTAATAAATCCACACAAGTCATCCGTGCAAAGACCCCGACCAGGGAATTATCTCACATCAGCATTACAAATAAATGCATGACTTCTGGAAATGCTGGCAACAGGAAATCAAAGAAAGTATCTAATTGTAATTTGAAAGTCCCAAGGTCCTCTTTAAATAGTATGAAGTTCAACTCCCCATTTGTAAGAGGATTGGAAGAATTTATAATTACTGATGATGAATCGAAAGTCACAACCCCGTTACGACGTCAGAAAGCTCTTTCCGAAAAGCATATTGAAAGGATAGGTAAACCACATGAAGTGATTAGGACTAAGCGACATACTCCTCTTAAACGCTCTATTTTGAATGAGCGCGCTATCCGCAAGAGTCAGCGAAGTCATTCACTTCCAGCCCCTGTAGGAATTACTTTTGATTCCACTGAATCTTCTAGTGTGACGAAAATCACAGAGGTAACTGACGTATTCAATAGTTTCAGTTTTGTAGTTCCGTACTCCTGA
- the PSMB3 gene encoding Proteasome subunit beta type-3 (EggNog:ENOG410VAK2~COG:O~MEROPS:MER0001710), protein MSILAHNGSAVIAMSGKDCAAIACDLRFGVNLQTISTDFTKVYPLGPRLYVGFPGLATDNQTVFQRLVFRKNMYELRENRTIKPQTITTMLSNLLYERRFGPYFVEPVVAGIDHTTNKPYVACMDLIGCVCEANDFVVSGTCTEQMYGMCETLWEDNMNSKELFECISQCILNALNRDAVSGWGARVYLIEKDAVTISDLKMRMD, encoded by the exons ATG AGTATCTTAGCGCACAATGGGTCTGCTGTCATTGCAATGTCTGGCAAAGATTGCGCAGCTATTGCTTGTGATCTTAGGTTTGGAGTTAATTTGCAGACAATTTCCACTGACTTCACCAAAGTTTATCCTCTCGGACCTCGGCTGTACGTAGGGTTTCCTGGATTGGCAACTGATAATCAGACAGT GTTTCAGCGTTTGGTTTTCCGAAAAAACATGTACGAGCTACGTGAGAATAGGACAATCAAACCTCAAACTATAACTACCATGTTATCTAACTTGCTTTACGAGCGCAG GTTTGGACCATACTTTGTCGAGCCAGTAGTCGCTGGTATTGACCATACTACGAACAAACCATACGTTGCATGCATGGACTTAATCGGCTGTGTATGTGAGGCCAACGATTTTGTTGTTAGCGGCACGTGTACAGAACAAATGTATGGGATGTGTGAAACACTTTGGGAGGATAATATG AATTCGAAAGAGTTATTTGAGTGCATTTCACAGTGCATCTTGAATGCCCTCAATCGCGACGCTGTATCTGGTTGGGGTGCCCGAGTTTATTTAAT AGAAAAGGACGCAGTCACGATTTCCGACTTGAAAATGCGTATGGACTAG
- the SECISBP2L gene encoding Selenocysteine insertion sequence-binding protein 2-like (EggNog:ENOG410V8R7~COG:S), whose product MWRTSGDERSKKSDYATPIKAPHKYEKSHVKKPHLSGNRCSGAPLQTPSSSHSFPDIDDVSLTILSRNNKHLKQIDRTKVSNTVPKTLKESNKSTQVIRAKTPTRELSHISITNKCMTSGNAGNRKSKKVSNCNLKVPRSSLNSMKFNSPFVRGLEEFIITDDESKVTTPLRRQKALSEKHIERIGKPHEVIRTKRHTPLKRSILNERAIRKSQRSHSLPAPVGITFDSTESSSVTKITEFRTPDSFNNSLKEPTSSSEIEKYLVSELISRLVTFQDRAYVTHANNPFHLKRTKRLVCGFHEVIKHLRLKHMRIVFVARDLEGNATSFLWQDKITYDEKEAENKIVLSALEKVLCQIWELAKECDPPVPIIITHTRKKLAHLCHKPRLVSVVGIINADGAYEVEKKLLDMKSGVNLRCTTSLGTAQINTVNELTVGNSNATIIEKLRCSVESINIK is encoded by the exons ATGTGGAGAACGTCAGGCGACGAAAGGTCGAAAAAGTCGGATTATGCAACACCTATTAAAGCTCCACACAAATACGAAAAGAGTCATGTTAAGAAACCTCATTTATCAGGGAACCGGTGTAGTGGTGCTCCACTTCAGACACCATCGTCGTCTCACTCCTTTCCTGATATAGATGATGTCTCACTTACAATACTATCTCGTAATAATAAACACTTAAAACAGATTGACAGGACAAAAGTCAGTAATACCGTTCCCAAAACATTGAAAGAAAGTAATAAATCCACACAAGTCATCCGTGCAAAGACCCCGACCAGGGAATTATCTCACATCAGCATTACAAATAAATGCATGACTTCTGGAAATGCTGGCAACAGGAAATCAAAGAAAGTATCTAATTGTAATTTGAAAGTCCCAAGGTCCTCTTTAAATAGTATGAAGTTCAACTCCCCATTTGTAAGAGGATTGGAAGAATTTATAATTACTGATGATGAATCGAAAGTCACAACCCCGTTACGACGTCAGAAAGCTCTTTCCGAAAAGCATATTGAAAGGATAGGTAAACCACATGAAGTGATTAGGACTAAGCGACATACTCCTCTTAAACGCTCTATTTTGAATGAGCGCGCTATCCGCAAGAGTCAGCGAAGTCATTCACTTCCAGCCCCTGTAGGAATTACTTTTGATTCCACTGAATCTTCTAGTGTGACGAAAATCACAGAG TTCCGTACTCCTGATAGCTTTAATAATTCTCTAAAAGAACCCACTTCTTCATCGGAAATCGAAAAGTATCTTGTGAGTGAGTTGATTTCACGATTGGTTACATTCCAAGACAGAGCATATGTAACCCACGCTAATAACCCCTTTCATCTCAAGAGAACAAAGCGACTTGTTTGTGGTTTTCATGAAGTAATCAAACACTTAAGGTTAAAACACATGCGAATTGTCTTTGTGGCCCGCGATCTTGAAGGAAATGCTACCAGTTTCTTATGGCAAGATAAAA tTACATATGATGAAAAGGAAGCTGAAAATAAGATAGTTCTTAGTGCATTAGAAAAAGTACTCTGTCAGATCTGGGAACTTGCAAAAGAATGTGACCCGCCGGTACCAATAATCATTACCCATACAAGGAAAAAATTAGCACATTTATGTCATAAACCAAGACTTGTATCTGTTGTAGGAATTATAAACGCCGATGGAGCATATGAAGTTGAAAAAAAGCTGTTAGATATGAAATCTGGAGTTAATTTAAGATGTACAACAAGTCTGGGGACTGCTCAAATAAACACAGTGAATGAGCTCACTGTAGGAAACTCAAACGCTACAATTATC GAAAAGTTGCGGTGTTCCGTTGAATCTATCAACATTAAGTGA